One genomic window of Panicum hallii strain FIL2 chromosome 6, PHallii_v3.1, whole genome shotgun sequence includes the following:
- the LOC112898367 gene encoding uncharacterized protein LOC112898367, with the protein MGASQSVADHRFKRVASNEERARCGMCSLDVEAGEVAYRCRDVGCTFVLHDACYRRPRETKHFAHSCSGRPLTLSDKHPVAPGRRCDICAAPFNAGAFVYGCRRCNGFYVHPRCCGLPKTVRNTLHTQHALTLLAPPLAGAGGRRRTCLNTKGNCNNARARRNNNNNAAAWSYRCDLCTVELCLRCQLPNGGGGPAVRQHGCCGGPRPRNHGGGGAAAGNYDGNLTPRVWLRMHWNSNGAARAAAGGLLIIIISRRRRFYLHLMSIQKICLVLFNLSMGEGNYYHNQLLLCPRL; encoded by the exons ATGGGGGCTTCCCAGTCCGTCGCGGACCACCGCTTCAAGCGCGTCGCCAGCAACGAGGAGAGGGCCCGGTGCGGGATGTGCTCGCTGGACGTCGAGGCCGGGGAGGTAGCCTACCGCTGCCGCGACGTGGGCTGCACCTTCGTCCTCCACGACGCCTGCTACCGCCGCCCCAGGGAGACGAAGCACTTCGCGCACTCGTGCTCCGGCCGCCCCCTCACGCTCTCCGACAAGCACCCGGTAGCGCCGGGCCGCCGGTGCGACATCTGCGCCGCGCCCTTCAACGCCGGCGCCTTCGTCTACGGCTGCAGACGGTGCAACGGCTTCTACGTGCACCCGCGTTGCTGCGGCCTCCCGAAGACGGTGCGCAACACTCTTCACACGCAGCACGCGCTCACGCTGCTCGCTCCGCCGCTGGCCGGAGCgggtggccgccgccgcacgtGCCTCAACACCAAAGGAAACTGCAACAACGCCAGGGCCAggcgcaacaacaacaacaacgccgCCGCCTGGTCGTACCGGTGCGACCTGTGCACAGTCGAGCTCTGCCTCAGGTGCCAACTGcccaacggcggcggcggccccgccGTGCGCCAGCACGGTTGCTGCGGCGGCCCACGCCCTCGAAACCATGGCGGTGGTGGGGCAGCAGCTGGCAACTATGACGGGAACCTCACTCCGCGCGTTTGGCTGCGCATGCATTGGAACTCCAatggcgccgcccgcgccgccgccggcggcctccTAATCATCATCATATCTCGGCGTCGCAGATTTTACCTTCACCTAAT GTCCATTCAGAAAATATGCCTCGTACTATTTAATTTGTCAATGGGAGAGGGTAATTATTATCACAACCAATTGTTATTGTGCCCAAGATTATGA